The following are encoded in a window of Castanea sativa cultivar Marrone di Chiusa Pesio chromosome 9, ASM4071231v1 genomic DNA:
- the LOC142610859 gene encoding transcription factor ORG2-like, translated as MLALSPSLVSTTRWYLENNHTNYDQNFNHVGDSETIGSVIHFSTSQQAQFELDLITPPITSSGDPKMHKKLNHNASERDRRKKVNDLYSSLRSLLPGTYRTKKLSIPKTVSSVVKYIPELQKEVKGLIHKKEELLSRISRLGNETLEEEKPKIIAQSTSISIWASRVDNRQIVVQISIDGKVHKTPLSEILCNLEEDGLMVLNASSFESFGGRIFCNLHLQVERTHGLECEILSEKLMSLYDKREELLL; from the exons ATGTTAGCATTATCACCATCTTTGGTTTCAACCACGAGATGGTACTTGGAGAATAATCACACAAATTATGACCAGAATTTCAACCACGTCGGAGACTCAGAGACAATAGGGTCAGTTATTCATTTCTCTACTTCTCAGCAGGCACAATTTGAGCTTGATCTGATTACGCCGCCAATAACTAGTTCTGGTGACCCAAAAATGCATAAGAAGCTTAACCACAATGCTAGTGAGCGTGATCGTCGCAAGAAGGTGAATGATTTGTACTCCTCCCTCCGTTCCCTGCTTCCAGGCACATATCGAACG AAGAAGTTAAGCATTCCGAAAACAGTTTCAAGTGTAGTAAAATACATACCAGAGCTACAAAAGGAAGTGAAGGGACTTATTCATAAAAAGGAAGAGCTTCTATCAAGGATTTCTAGGCTAGGAAATGAAACTCTTGAAGaggaaaaaccaaaaatcattgCTCAAAGCACTTCAATATCTATTTGGGCAAGTCGTGTTGATAATAGGCAAATTGTGGTTCAAATATCAATAGATGGCAAAGTCCACAAGACTCCATTATCTGAGATTCTTTGCAACTTAGAGGAGGATGGGCTTATGGTATTAAATGCGTCATCATTTGAGTCTTTTGGAGGGAggattttttgtaatttacatcttcag GTTGAAAGAACTCATGGACTGGAGTGCGAGATTTTAAGTGAGAAACTCATGTCCCTGTATGACAAGAGAGAAGAGCTGTTGCTATGA
- the LOC142608605 gene encoding uncharacterized protein LOC142608605, with the protein MVRRYAMKAGKKRKQREERYDREEEVEEEVAEQPVEDEAIAKKAMTERTSDGEEEEEKEEVNELEGIPIDPSDLKVANKPKVIFILERASLEVAKVGKTYQLLNSDDHAHFLLKNNRNPAEYRPDIVHQALLMMLDSRLNKSGGLRAVYVRTEKGVLIEVKPHARLPRTFKRFSGLMLQVLQKLSTSAVGKREKLLRVIKNPVSRYLPVNSRKIGFSYSSEKLVDINKYVASASSDTDLVFVVGAMAHGKIDKEYADDFISISGYPLSAAYCITMITNALETKYNIL; encoded by the exons atggtgcGGCGTTATGCGATGAAAGCAGGGAAGAAGAGGAAGCAGAGAGAAGAGAGGTAtgacagagaagaagaagtagaagaagaagtagCAGAGCAACCAGTGGAAGATGAAGCAATTGCAAAGAAAGCTATGACAGAGAGAACAAGTGATggggaagaggaagaagaaaaagaggaagtgAATGAACTTGAGGGTATCCCAATTGACCCGAGTGACCTCAAAGTTGCCAACAAGCCTAAGGTCATCTTCATTCTTGAAAGGGCTTCTTTGGAAGTTGCAAAAGTTGGAAAG ACTTACCAGCTGTTGAACTCGGATGACCATGCCCATTTCTTGCTGAAAAATAACAGAAATCCTGCTGAATACAGGCCTGACATTGTTCATCAG GCTCTCCTAATGATGTTGGATAGCCGACTTAATAAGAGTGGGGGGTTGCGAGCTGTCTATGTGAGAACCGAGAAAGGTGTCCTTATTGAAGTTAAACCACATGCTCGCCTACCAAGGACATTTAAGCGGTTCTCTGGTCTCATGT TGCAGGTGCTACAAAAACTGAGTACTAGTGCTGTTGGTAAGCGTGAGAAACTTTTGCGTGTGATTAAGAACCCTGTAAGCCGGTATCTACCTGTCAACTCTCGCAAAATAG GATTCTCATATAGTTCGGAAAAATTGGTTGATATAAACAAATATGTCGCATCTGCTAGCAGCGATACTGACCTTGTTTTTGTG GTTGGTGCGATGGCCCATGGGAAAATTGATAAGGAGTACGCAGATGATTTTATATCAA TTTCTGGTTACCCTCTGAGTGCTGCATACTGTATTACAATGATTACCAATGCCTTGGAGACGAAGTATAATATATTGTGA